One segment of Vicinamibacterales bacterium DNA contains the following:
- a CDS encoding polymer-forming cytoskeletal protein, translated as MRSEHGTIEGDLRLPESLQLHGFVTGAVTVPGNTTLVLHGLVGKHLVVERGGEAIIHGMVNGDVSNDGGVVSVYGMINGAVHNQSGTTVLYPKAVVKGAVVGNVTRLEG; from the coding sequence ATGCGTTCAGAACACGGCACGATTGAAGGCGATCTGCGACTACCAGAGAGCTTGCAGCTACATGGTTTCGTCACCGGCGCAGTCACCGTGCCCGGTAATACGACATTGGTCCTGCACGGGCTCGTAGGCAAGCACTTGGTCGTGGAGCGAGGAGGCGAAGCGATCATCCACGGCATGGTGAACGGTGATGTATCGAACGATGGCGGTGTAGTTAGCGTCTACGGAATGATCAACGGCGCTGTTCACAACCAGTCGGGCACGACAGTGCTCTATCCGAAAGCCGTAGTGAAGGGCGCGGTGGTTGGCAACGTCACGAGGCTGGAAGGATGA